The Mus musculus strain C57BL/6J chromosome 2, GRCm38.p6 C57BL/6J genome has a window encoding:
- the Hacd1 gene encoding very-long-chain (3R)-3-hydroxyacyl-CoA dehydratase 1 isoform 2 (isoform 2 is encoded by transcript variant 2) — translation MASSEEDGTNGASEASDEKEAAGKRRRLGLLATAWLTFYNIAMTAGWLVLAIAMVRFYMEKGTHRGLYKSIQKTLKFFQTFALLEVVHCLIGIVPTSVLVTGVQVSSRIFMVWLITHSIKPIQFVYHLISRWSCWGTSHNIRRLALRKEVRNVLSTASQQVQCFF, via the exons ATGGCGTCCAGTGAGGAGGACGGCACCAACGGCGCCTCCGAGGCCAGCGACGAGAAGGAAGCCGCCGGCAAGCGGAGACGCCTAGGCTTACTGGCCACCGCCTGGCTCACCTTCTACAATATCGCCATGACGGCCGG GTGGTTGGTTCTTGCTATTGCTATGGTACGCTTTTATATGGAAAAAGGAACACACAGAGGTTTATATAAAAGCATTCAGAAGACACTTAAGTTTTTCCAAACATTTGCTTTGCTTGAG GTAGTCCATTGTCTGATCG GAATTGTACCCACTTCTGTGCTTGTGACTGGGGTCCAAGTGAGCTCAAGAATCTTCATGGTGTGGCTCATTACTCACAGTATAAAACCC ATACAATTTGTTTATCATCTTATATCCCGTTGGAGTTGCTGGGGAACTTCTCACAATATACGCCGCCTTGCCTTACGTAAAGAAGTCAGGAATGTTCTCAGTACGGCTTCCCAACAAGTACAATGTTTCTTTTGA
- the Hacd1 gene encoding very-long-chain (3R)-3-hydroxyacyl-CoA dehydratase 1 isoform 1 (isoform 1 is encoded by transcript variant 1): MASSEEDGTNGASEASDEKEAAGKRRRLGLLATAWLTFYNIAMTAGWLVLAIAMVRFYMEKGTHRGLYKSIQKTLKFFQTFALLEVVHCLIGIVPTSVLVTGVQVSSRIFMVWLITHSIKPIQNEESVVLFLVSWTVTEITRYSFYTFSLLDHLPHFIKWARYNLFIILYPVGVAGELLTIYAALPYVKKSGMFSVRLPNKYNVSFDYYYFLLITMASYIPLFPQLYFHMLRQRRKVLHGEVIAEKDD; the protein is encoded by the exons ATGGCGTCCAGTGAGGAGGACGGCACCAACGGCGCCTCCGAGGCCAGCGACGAGAAGGAAGCCGCCGGCAAGCGGAGACGCCTAGGCTTACTGGCCACCGCCTGGCTCACCTTCTACAATATCGCCATGACGGCCGG GTGGTTGGTTCTTGCTATTGCTATGGTACGCTTTTATATGGAAAAAGGAACACACAGAGGTTTATATAAAAGCATTCAGAAGACACTTAAGTTTTTCCAAACATTTGCTTTGCTTGAG GTAGTCCATTGTCTGATCG GAATTGTACCCACTTCTGTGCTTGTGACTGGGGTCCAAGTGAGCTCAAGAATCTTCATGGTGTGGCTCATTACTCACAGTATAAAACCC ATCCAGAATGAAGAGAGCGTGGTGCTTTTTCTGGTCTCCTGGACTGTGACCGAGATCACTCGCTATTCCTTCTACACATTCAGTCTCCTCGACCACTTGCCGCACTTCATTAAATGGGCCAG ATACAATTTGTTTATCATCTTATATCCCGTTGGAGTTGCTGGGGAACTTCTCACAATATACGCCGCCTTGCCTTACGTAAAGAAGTCAGGAATGTTCTCAGTACGGCTTCCCAACAAGTACAATGTTTCTTTTGACTACTACTATTTTCTTCTCATAACCATGGCCTCCTATATACCGT TGTTTCCTCAGCTCTATTTTCATATGTTACGTCAGAGAAGAAAGGTGCTCCACGGGGAGGTGATCGCGGAGAAGGACGATTAA